A window of the Kosakonia radicincitans DSM 16656 genome harbors these coding sequences:
- the mntR gene encoding manganese-binding transcriptional regulator MntR, translating into MNRRAANPTIKKVTLVNVEEHVEGFRQVREAHRRELIDDYVELISDLIREVGEARQVDMAARLGVSQPTVAKMLKKLATVGLIEQIPWRGVFLTPEGEKLAQESRERHQIVESFLLVLGVSPEIARRDAEGMEHHVSQETLDCFRRFTLQHGLPSE; encoded by the coding sequence ATGAACCGTCGCGCAGCGAATCCAACAATAAAAAAAGTGACGCTGGTAAATGTTGAAGAGCACGTCGAAGGCTTTCGCCAGGTGCGCGAAGCGCATCGTCGTGAGCTGATTGACGACTACGTTGAACTGATTTCCGATTTAATTCGCGAAGTGGGCGAAGCCCGCCAGGTTGATATGGCGGCGCGCCTTGGCGTTTCGCAGCCTACCGTGGCAAAAATGCTGAAAAAGCTGGCGACCGTCGGGTTGATTGAGCAGATCCCGTGGCGCGGTGTTTTTCTGACGCCGGAAGGGGAGAAGCTGGCGCAGGAGAGCCGCGAGCGCCATCAAATCGTAGAAAGTTTTCTGCTGGTACTTGGCGTCAGCCCGGAGATTGCCCGCCGCGATGCGGAAGGGATGGAGCACCACGTCAGCCAGGAAACCCTCGACTGTTTCCGCCGTTTTACCCTGCAACACGGGTTGCCTTCCGAATGA
- the mntS gene encoding manganase accumulation protein MntS: MNEFKRCMLVFSHSPFKVRLMLLNMLCDIINGKPQQTPDKPSN; this comes from the coding sequence ATGAATGAGTTCAAGAGGTGCATGCTTGTGTTTAGTCACTCTCCCTTTAAAGTCCGTTTAATGCTGCTGAATATGCTGTGCGATATCATCAACGGCAAACCGCAGCAAACCCCGGACAAGCCTTCCAACTAA